One segment of Kogia breviceps isolate mKogBre1 chromosome 14, mKogBre1 haplotype 1, whole genome shotgun sequence DNA contains the following:
- the GTSF1L gene encoding gametocyte-specific factor 1-like isoform X1 encodes MEPEALEICPYNPQHRIPLRRFQYHLASCRRKNAQKAKKTASCRYNACHVFPIKQLEEHEAACVHRSTGEEEDSLSPLKVSLLSSEQNGNTTPVAPWLPNSNVWNVDSTKCHPMFVLKTFVPQKLTCESDTRESEREDHTPSLTSPQKIIRPGE; translated from the coding sequence ATGGAGCCAGAAGCCTTAGAAATTTGCCCTTACAACCCTCAACACCGAATCCCACTCAGAAGATTTCAGTACCACCTGGCATCATGCAGGAGAAAGAACGCCCAAAAAGCCAAAAAGACGGCCAGCTGCAGATACAACGCCTGCCACGTGTTCCCCATCAAACAACTGGAGGAGCATGAGGCTGCCTGTGTCCACAGAAGCACAGGGGAGGAAGAGGATAGCTTGAGCCCTTTGAAGGTCAGCCTTCTGAGTTCAGAGCAGAACGGAAACACCACTCCAGTGGCCCCCTGGCTCCCCAACTCCAATGTCTGGAATGTAGATAGCACGAAGTGCCACCCCATGTTTGTCCTTAAGACTTTTGTTCCCCAAAAGCTTACTTGTGAAAGCGACAcaagagagtcagagagagaggacCACACCCCATCCCTGACCAGCCCCCAGAAGATCATCAGACCAGGAGAGTAA
- the GTSF1L gene encoding gametocyte-specific factor 1-like isoform X2 has product MEPEALEICPYNPQHRIPLRRFQYHLASCRRKNAQKAKKTASCRYNACHVFPIKQLEEHEAACVHRSTGEEEDSLSPLKVSLLSSEQNGNTTPTFVPQKLTCESDTRESEREDHTPSLTSPQKIIRPGE; this is encoded by the exons ATGGAGCCAGAAGCCTTAGAAATTTGCCCTTACAACCCTCAACACCGAATCCCACTCAGAAGATTTCAGTACCACCTGGCATCATGCAGGAGAAAGAACGCCCAAAAAGCCAAAAAGACGGCCAGCTGCAGATACAACGCCTGCCACGTGTTCCCCATCAAACAACTGGAGGAGCATGAGGCTGCCTGTGTCCACAGAAGCACAGGGGAGGAAGAGGATAGCTTGAGCCCTTTGAAGGTCAGCCTTCTGAGTTCAGAGCAGAACGGAAACACCACTCCA ACTTTTGTTCCCCAAAAGCTTACTTGTGAAAGCGACAcaagagagtcagagagagaggacCACACCCCATCCCTGACCAGCCCCCAGAAGATCATCAGACCAGGAGAGTAA